Proteins from one Gimesia maris genomic window:
- a CDS encoding sulfite exporter TauE/SafE family protein, whose translation MGFGWFDFFLISTTGGLIGFLAGMFGVGGGFLLVPILNIVLGIPMELAVGASACQVLGPATTSLLARKIKVRDLFFPLVITGGLLLGVIAGTGILEHAKSSAAVMINGRNIIVADLVVLIAYFLMLTGLGVLSLRSARRDDSELSATLFTDRFQIPPVVRFPGLVEAPLSIPVIAWFGLGLGLVSGLLGISGGILLFPILIFGLGIPTHRAITCSLVIVWVVAFQSTIAHAWHGNISIMIVIALLFGGTVGARLGSDLNARLKGLQLRRQFGWLLISVALMIGMRLVFLLAG comes from the coding sequence ATGGGTTTCGGATGGTTCGATTTTTTTCTGATTTCCACCACTGGAGGGCTGATCGGCTTTCTGGCGGGCATGTTCGGAGTCGGCGGCGGGTTTCTGCTGGTTCCCATTTTGAATATAGTGCTGGGAATTCCCATGGAACTGGCTGTCGGCGCGAGCGCCTGTCAGGTTCTGGGACCTGCAACAACATCGCTACTCGCGCGGAAAATCAAAGTTCGAGATCTGTTTTTTCCGCTGGTGATTACGGGGGGACTGTTATTAGGTGTCATTGCCGGGACGGGGATTCTGGAACACGCGAAATCATCTGCTGCTGTCATGATTAATGGAAGAAACATTATTGTCGCAGATCTGGTGGTGCTGATTGCCTATTTCCTGATGTTGACCGGGCTGGGAGTGCTTTCATTACGAAGTGCCCGTCGCGATGATTCAGAATTAAGCGCAACGCTGTTTACAGATCGATTCCAGATACCACCAGTAGTTCGATTTCCCGGTTTGGTTGAAGCGCCGCTTTCGATTCCAGTCATTGCGTGGTTTGGTCTGGGGCTGGGGCTCGTCTCCGGTCTTCTGGGGATCAGTGGAGGCATCCTGTTATTTCCGATACTGATTTTTGGTCTGGGAATTCCCACCCATCGGGCAATCACCTGCAGTCTGGTGATCGTCTGGGTCGTGGCATTCCAGTCAACGATCGCGCACGCCTGGCATGGCAATATCAGTATCATGATAGTAATCGCACTCCTGTTCGGGGGAACGGTGGGCGCCCGGCTGGGATCGGACCTGAATGCCCGACTCAAAGGGCTGCAACTGAGACGGCAGTTTGGCTGGTTATTAATCTCCGTGGCTCTTATGATTGGGATGCGGCTGGTGTTTCTGCTGGCAGGATAA